One window from the genome of Pseudomonas fluorescens encodes:
- a CDS encoding DUF1624 domain-containing protein produces the protein MSQSPSMTSPSGVIAPALAASTAKNHVRMLAIDALRGFVMLLMLVDHVRETFLLHRQVTDPIDALSVTPDLYFTRLLSTLCAPVFIFLTGLSAWLYSQKHSAGQTSLFLLKRGLFLVFLELTFVCFAWNAEFPPKTLWLQVIWCIGICMIVLAALLHFKRRWLIVLGVAIVAGHNLLDGVVLGPDSPFFVPWSILHQRAFIDITEFTRARTTYPVLPWIGVILLGWAIGPWFGKDVEPAVRLRRLFTMGLGLLLAFVFIRYLNVYGDKPWVQTGDALRTFMSFMSATKYPPSLMFLMPTLGIGLMLLALFEKAQERGAIALLAVYGGAPMFFYLLHLYVLKALYLIAVAVWGTNQGTYFGFDDLPMVWLWSVLLGVALFFPTRWFAGFKQRRRDIAILKYF, from the coding sequence ATGAGCCAATCCCCAAGCATGACGAGCCCGTCCGGCGTCATCGCGCCTGCACTTGCAGCCAGTACCGCCAAAAACCATGTGCGCATGCTCGCCATCGATGCCCTGCGGGGTTTCGTCATGCTGCTGATGCTGGTGGATCACGTTCGCGAGACGTTTCTGTTGCACCGTCAGGTCACCGATCCCATCGATGCGCTGAGCGTGACCCCGGATCTGTATTTCACCCGTCTGCTCAGTACGCTCTGTGCCCCGGTCTTTATCTTCCTCACCGGTTTGTCGGCCTGGCTCTACAGCCAGAAACACAGCGCCGGCCAGACCTCGTTGTTCCTGCTCAAGCGCGGCCTGTTCCTGGTGTTTCTGGAGCTCACCTTCGTGTGTTTCGCCTGGAACGCCGAATTCCCGCCCAAGACCTTGTGGTTGCAAGTGATCTGGTGCATCGGCATCTGCATGATCGTCCTGGCCGCGTTGCTGCACTTCAAGCGCCGTTGGTTGATCGTCCTTGGGGTGGCCATCGTCGCCGGGCACAACCTGCTGGACGGTGTGGTGCTGGGGCCCGATTCTCCGTTTTTCGTGCCGTGGTCGATTCTTCACCAGCGGGCGTTCATCGATATCACCGAGTTCACCCGCGCTCGCACCACGTATCCGGTGCTGCCGTGGATCGGCGTGATCCTGCTGGGATGGGCCATCGGGCCGTGGTTCGGCAAGGACGTCGAGCCCGCCGTACGTTTGCGCCGGCTGTTCACGATGGGCTTGGGCTTGCTGCTGGCCTTCGTGTTCATCCGGTACCTGAATGTGTACGGCGACAAGCCCTGGGTCCAGACCGGCGACGCGCTGCGCACCTTCATGAGCTTCATGAGCGCGACGAAGTACCCGCCGTCGTTGATGTTCCTGATGCCGACCCTGGGAATAGGGCTGATGTTGCTGGCACTCTTTGAAAAAGCCCAGGAGCGGGGAGCCATTGCGCTGTTGGCGGTCTACGGCGGCGCACCGATGTTCTTTTATCTGCTGCACCTATACGTGCTCAAGGCGCTGTACCTGATTGCAGTTGCCGTCTGGGGGACCAACCAGGGTACCTATTTCGGGTTCGATGATTTGCCTATGGTGTGGTTATGGAGTGTGCTGCTGGGTGTGGCGCTGTTTTTCCCGACACGTTGGTTTGCCGGGTTCAAACAGCGTCGTCGTGATATCGCGATCCTCAAGTACTTCTGA
- a CDS encoding hybrid sensor histidine kinase/response regulator: MAKPSDEQQKALAGLLGLGNHSTRKSHYPELTARLDELEQARRHLQQLNDQLEQRVAERTDALLEANHNLQQQIAQRERVEQQLRDARDVAQAANRSKDKYLAAASHDLLQPLNAARLLIATLRERELPAAEHVLVERTHQALEGAEDLLTDLLDISRLDQAAVKPDLAPYRLDELLGPLVSEFQSVAGAAGLELRVRFGDEAVLTDLRLISRILRNLLSNACRYTDQGGILLAARRRGGRLSLEVWDTGRGIAADCLESIFLEFNQLDVGRAADRKGVGLGLAIVERIAHILGYRVQVRSRPGRGSVFSIEVPLSSEKPLPVSLAPVQAVAGNPLPGRRLLVIDNELSILQSMAALLGQWGCEVLTATDEAGALDVLQGRAPELILADFHLDHGVVGCEVVKHLREHFHQAIPAVIITADRSDQCRRALRKLDAPLLNKPVKPGKLRAVLSQMLG; encoded by the coding sequence ATGGCGAAGCCCTCTGACGAGCAGCAAAAAGCCCTGGCCGGGCTGCTGGGGCTGGGCAATCACTCGACGCGCAAGAGTCACTATCCGGAACTGACGGCGCGCCTCGACGAGCTGGAACAGGCCCGGCGACACCTGCAACAGCTCAACGACCAACTGGAGCAGCGGGTGGCCGAGCGCACCGATGCGCTGTTGGAAGCCAACCACAACCTGCAGCAGCAGATTGCCCAGCGCGAACGGGTAGAACAGCAATTGCGCGATGCCCGGGACGTCGCCCAGGCCGCCAACCGCAGCAAGGACAAATACCTGGCCGCCGCCAGCCATGATCTGTTGCAGCCACTGAACGCGGCCCGCCTGTTGATCGCCACGCTGCGTGAACGCGAACTGCCTGCCGCCGAGCACGTGTTGGTCGAACGCACCCACCAGGCGCTCGAAGGCGCCGAAGACCTGCTCACCGACCTGCTGGACATTTCCCGGCTGGATCAGGCCGCCGTCAAGCCTGACCTGGCGCCGTATCGGCTGGATGAGTTGCTGGGGCCACTGGTGTCGGAGTTTCAATCAGTGGCCGGTGCCGCCGGGTTGGAGCTGCGAGTGCGGTTTGGCGACGAAGCGGTGTTGACCGACCTGCGATTGATCAGCCGTATCTTGCGCAACCTGCTGAGCAATGCCTGCCGCTACACCGACCAAGGCGGCATTCTCCTGGCGGCCCGGCGCCGGGGAGGGCGCCTGAGCCTGGAAGTCTGGGACACGGGGCGGGGGATCGCCGCCGATTGCCTGGAGTCGATTTTCCTCGAATTCAACCAACTGGACGTCGGCCGGGCGGCGGATCGCAAAGGCGTGGGCCTGGGGTTGGCGATTGTCGAACGCATCGCCCATATCCTCGGCTATCGGGTGCAGGTGCGTTCGCGGCCGGGACGGGGCTCGGTGTTCAGTATCGAGGTGCCGCTGTCCAGTGAAAAACCACTGCCCGTGTCGCTGGCCCCGGTACAGGCGGTCGCCGGTAACCCACTGCCGGGGCGGCGCTTGTTGGTGATCGACAATGAGCTGAGCATCCTGCAAAGCATGGCCGCGCTGTTGGGGCAATGGGGCTGCGAGGTGTTGACCGCCACCGACGAGGCGGGCGCCCTTGACGTGCTGCAGGGGCGTGCGCCGGAGCTGATCCTGGCGGATTTCCACCTGGATCATGGGGTCGTGGGCTGTGAGGTGGTCAAGCACCTGCGTGAGCATTTCCACCAGGCGATTCCGGCGGTGATCATCACCGCCGACCGCAGCGACCAGTGCCGCCGGGCCTTGCGCAAGCTGGATGCACCGCTGCTCAACAAACCGGTCAAGCCTGGCAAGTTGCGGGCGGTGTTGAGTCAGATGCTCGGGTAG